One Labeo rohita strain BAU-BD-2019 chromosome 12, IGBB_LRoh.1.0, whole genome shotgun sequence genomic region harbors:
- the zbtb4 gene encoding zinc finger and BTB domain-containing protein 38, whose translation MKHRNKHMRGDRMGEGTEEADGAKTTRISLSFPLSAGLPGFSAQKHCSSSHPTSSSDVHDRDVSDGTAWMGEAFRDKQLSKTSSKTDRLPCTSSSFPVDLTAPVSKNCKSSLSFSVDGSGSRYPTSPLQHSNKMDYSKETAGVGLNNGYKEHSTTETAHILFNLSARAYQDQGAKDPESSKGKKRKANSLHVELSLPLPSINPHSSSSTPPPPPSPSSVSLTSSPLTIPTPSFHDSFRAVPKPELLCGVCHRLFSTASSLTVHMRLHRGGRVLSCRHCGKAFIHNKRLQSHEATCRQGLPAFPVPPKEEPLEEGEVEGERADEAAEQEQLGQGTRPGRPIKKVRDLHARHAGTLTCGDALGEEDHFVKVVDGHIIYFCSVCERSYMTLSSLKRHSNVHSWRRKYPCHYCDKVFALAEYRTKHEVWHTGERRYQCIFCWEAFPTYYNLKTHQKAFHGINPGLISSEKTANGGYKQKVNALKLYRLLPMRSLKRPYKTYSQPMADGLLTSDSSVSLPLSIDDSLPQPLDTKKLESFLKDLQTSDIKTEPEGFPIRVGVEQSKKLASPQTDMAAEARETEESDLWQSGSTSGKSKTPKCPEGAVSSVIAFAHSKPSVIMHSAAVSSSVIVHRNKMDSDERKRSPENHLMAKTVQKQMKKHSQREHTEAYREWDAVSVDQEASKIRQPTEKLHKGRKVHNKTESSKTIPLAVGSEVKGSGPLCQITVRIGEEAIVKRSISETDLRRDKSPTRSKPKKSNLSQEDQREQRHTNHHQRKHRNSSQEGKEGETKWKTPKLKGKVRKYFFRQEVREDRNDHDVEDNLWRPYYSYKPKRKALHMQGTKAWKRKLHYKRSLRPMRRAERLMKSLNKEIDSEDADEGEERRQKVKKERREVSDPRKTDVKEMSHSCPVSSRTEQMEKEKGTHGKPDLPLPSSVSQATINPQNTASSIIKQRWSEDQASECGTCGRWFSSPRKRDKHELTHLFEFVCMLCRAPFPSQSKLEEHQRTQHPKNKPLSAPTFFTSQSSRNEVEMKADENGVDGRSIEKGSPVRLGRRPLIRYTCSHCDKVCKTSAALNCHLKRHELGSSTEVEDTQEKQEMPSCAPTAVETTPSKSLDTNCEQVQPVSVIYYSKPDCQITDNQLGEKMEEHQRVRNCESPKVAANDKVHSPLCAQFSQVMHSPTLERYNVISPNLPSVLVMNGAECLDYRTPEKRNLDTLDQQKRSPTPSDRQIQVSQMLTEPQIRRDTTPSGAISLKTGRGYVFREGDNIPNEDFSDLQDAQDLRIFPQSSSQAQDLSMPTILAKKKELDQQIKHPSNISKEQFCNEEVSLLVPKEEPLSPIPSPTCSVIQTTPKGPSQRYSKSPCHSPGPLDLQLRPQVEQSLSHRGRHNTEKQGLMFPANSAGMSETPPSHNLLHPQVPTAEPESKDNTSVTPTEHHRGSGYPVQELSLPLVLPGGYCSGKKQEEQILMSYPAGPLPFPPLGKIVPHSDSTKLPFYPDPYHLLYGPQLLPYPYNLAALPMALNMMASGDKEPLPFLPFFNYAAAAAPLTGTVPHPLVVNPSLYNSGGSSSTKQDNP comes from the coding sequence ATGaaacacagaaataaacacaTGAGAGGAGACAGGATGGGAGAGGGCACGGAGGAGGCGGACGGTGCCAAAACTACGAGGATATCGCTCAGTTTTCCCCTCAGTGCTGGATTGCCTGGCTTTTCTGCTCAGAAGCACTGCTCCTCATCCCACCCCACTTCCTCCTCTGACGTCCATGACAGAGACGTTTCAGATGGCACGGCATGGATGGGGGAGGCATTCAGAGACAAACAATTATCGAAAACGTCATCAAAAACTGACCGCCTGCCATGCACTTCCTCTTCCTTCCCTGTCGATCTAACTGCTCCAGTCAGTAAGAACTGCAAGTCATCTCTGTCCTTTTCTGTTGATGGAAGTGGTTCCAGATACCCAACGTCTCCCTTACAACACTCTAACAAAATGGACTATTCAAAAGAGACAGCTGGGGTTGGTCTCAATAATGGGTACAAAGAGCATTCGACGACAGAAACAGCACACATCCTTTTCAACCTCAGCGCAAGAGCCTACCAGGACCAAGGTGCGAAGGATCCCGAGAGTTCAAAAGGCAAAAAACGCAAGGCAAACAGCCTCCATGTTGAACTAAGCCTTCCTCTCCCTAGCATCAACCCTCACTCGTCCTCATCgacccctcctcctcctccttcaccCTCGTCTGTCTCTCTAACTTCCTCCCCCTTGACTATCCCCACGCCATCTTTCCATGACTCCTTTAGGGCAGTGCCGAAGCCAGAACTACTGTGTGGGGTGTGCCACCGTCTGTTCAGCACTGCCTCGTCCCTCACTGTCCACATGCGTCTCCATCGGGGGGGACGAGTACTCAGCTGCCGCCACTGTGGCAAAGCCTTCATCCATAATAAAAGACTGCAATCCCATGAGGCCACCTGCAGGCAAGGGCTGCCAGCTTTTCCAGTGCCACCCAAAGAAGAGCCCCTGGAGGAGGGTGAAGTGGAGGGGGAGAGAGCAGATGAGGCTGCAGAGCAAGAACAGCTTGGACAAGGAACAAGGCCTGGCCGACCCATAAAGAAAGTGCGAGACCTTCACGCCCGTCATGCTGGAACACTGACTTGCGGGGATGCCCTGGGGGAAGAGGATCACTTTGTAAAAGTAGTGGATGGacatattatttacttttgctCTGTGTGTGAACGCTCTTACATGACTTTGTCCAGCCTGAAGCGACACTCCAATGTGCATTCATGGCGCCGGAAGTACCCCTGTCACTACTGCGACAAGGTTTTTGCTCTGGCTGAGTACCGCACCAAACATGAGGTGTGGCACACGGGTGAACGGCGCTACCAGTGCATCTTTTGCTGGGAGGCATTTCCGACTTACTACAACCTTAAAACACACCAAAAGGCATTCCACGGTATCAACCCTGGATTGATCTCAAGTGAAAAAACGGCCAATGGTGGTTACAAGCAGAAGGTCAATGCCCTTAAACTGTACCGCCTGCTGCCCATGCGATCTCTAAAGCGACCTTACAAAACGTACAGTCAGCCAATGGCTGATGGATTACTCACTTCTGATTCATCAGTTAGCCTGCCTTTATCTATAGACGACAGCCTCCCACAACCTTTGGACACTAAGAAATTGGAGTCTTTCCTGAAAGATCTTCAAACCTCAGACATCAAGACTGAGCCTGAGGGATTCCCTATCAGGGTGGGTGTTGAGCAGAGTAAAAAACTAGCTTCTCCTCAAACAGACATGGCAGCAGAAGCAAGAGAGACAGAGGAGTCAGATTTATGGCAGTCAGGTAGTACCAGTGGCAAAAGCAAAACTCCAAAGTGCCCAGAAGGAGCAGTCTCTTCAGTCATTGCATTTGCACACAGCAAACCTTCGGTCATAATGCACAGCGCTGCAGTTTCTTCCTCTGTCATTGTACACAGAAACAAGATGGACTCTGACGAGAGAAAAAGAAGTCCAGAAAATCATCTAATggcaaaaacagttcaaaaacaaatgaaaaaacataGCCAGAGAGAGCACACAGAGGCATACAGAGAGTGGGATGCTGTCAGCGTAGACCAAGAGGCCTCGAAAATCAGACAGCCAACAGAGAAACTTCACAAGGGACGAAAAGTTCACAATAAAACAGAGTCAAGTAAGACAATACCTTTAGCGGTGGGTTCAGAAGTCAAAGGCAGCGGTCCACTTTGTCAGATTACTGTGCGCATAGGGGAGGAGGCCATTGTCAAACGAAGCATCTCTGAAACAGATCTAAGAAGAGACAAAAGCCCTACACGCAGCAAGCCCAAAAAGAGTAACCTCTCGCAGGAGGACCAGAGAGAGCAGCGGCACACCAATCACCACCAACGTAAACACCGTAACTCCAGTCAGGAAGGAAAGGAGGGGGAGACCAAATGGAAAACCCCTAAACTGAAAGGCAAGGTGAGGAAGTACTTCTTCCGGCAGGAGGTCAGGGAGGACAGAAATGACCATGATGTGGAGGACAACCTATGGAGGCCTTACTATTCTTACAAACCCAAGCGAAAGGCCCTTCATATGCAAGGGACTAAAGCCTGGAAGCGCAAATTGCACTATAAACGATCCCTGAGGCCTATGAGGAGAGCTGAGAGACTCATGAAGAGTCTGAATAAAGAAATTGACAGTGAAGATGCAGATgagggagaggagaggagacaGAAAGTAAAGAAAGAGCGGAGAGAAGTTAGTGATCCACGGAAAACTGACGTCAAAGAAATGTCACACTCTTGTCCTGTCTCTTCAAGAACAGAACAGATGGAAAAAGAAAAGGGAACTCACGGAAAGCCTGATCTTCCCCTCCCTTCGTCTGTTTCACAGGCTACAATCAATCCTCAAAACACAGCGTCTTCTATCATCAAACAGCGATGGTCAGAAGATCAGGCTTCTGAGTGTGGAACATGTGGGCGTTGGTTCTCCAGCCCAAGGAAACGAGACAAACATGAGTTGACACATCTCTTTGAGTTTGTGTGCATGCTTTGCAGAGCTCCATTCCCATCACAGTCTAAACTAGAGGAACATCAGAGAACTCAGCATCCCAAAAACAAGCCCTTGTCTGCCCCTACTTTCTTCACTTCCCAGTCATCAAGAAATGAGGTGGAAATGAAAGCGGATGAGAATGGAGTGGATGGACGTTCCATAGAGAAAGGCAGCCCAGTTCGCTTGGGCAGAAGGCCTTTAATCAGATACACATGCTCACATTGTGATAAGGTCTGCAAAACCTCTGCTGCACTTAATTGTCACCTCAAGCGACACGAATTAGGCAGTTCAACTGAGGTTGAAGACACACAGGAAAAGCAAGAAATGCCAAGTTGCGCACCTACTGCAGTGGAGACTACACCAAGCAAAAGTTTAGACACCAACTGTGAGCAAGTACAGCCTGTGTCTGTCATATATTATTCCAAACCAGACTGTCAAATCACTGACAACCAACTGGGTGAGAAGATGGAAGAACACCAAAGAGTCAGAAATTGTGAAAGCCCCAAAGTGGCAGCCAATGACAAAGTCCACAGTCCACTGTGTGCACAGTTTTCCCAAGTAATGCACAGCCCCACTTTAGAAAGGTATAACGTCATCTCTCCTAACCTCCCTAGTGTACTAGTAATGAATGGCGCTGAGTGCCTAGACTACAGGACACCAGAGAAACGGAACTTAGACACACTAGATCAGCAGAAAAGAAGCCCAACGCCAAGTGACAGGCAAATCCAAGTTTCTCAAATGCTGACAGAGCCTCAGATTAGAAGAGACACAACTCCATCTGGAGCCATATCACTAAAAACAGGCAGAGGTTATGTTTTTAGAGAAGGTGACAATATTCCAAATGAAGATTTCAGTGACTTACAAGATGCTCAGGATTTAAGAATCTTTCCTCAATCCAGCAGCCAAGCCCAAGACTTATCCATGCCAACAATACTGGCAAAAAAGAAGGAGCTTGATCAACAGATTAAACATCCATCCAACATCTCAAAGGAACAGTTTTGTAATGAGGAGGTGTCGTTGCTAGTACCCAAAGAGGAACCACTCAGTCCTATACCATCTCCTACATGCTCAGTCATTCAAACCACTCCAAAAGGACCTTCTCAAAGGTATTCAAAGTCTCCTTGTCACTCTCCAGGACCCTTGGACCTACAGTTGCGGCCACAGGTGGAGCAAAGTCTATCGCACAGAGGAAGGcacaatacagaaaaacaggGTCTTATGTTCCCAGCGAATTCAGCTGGGATGAGTGAAACTCCTCCATCCCACAACCTGCTACATCCCCAAGTGCCCACAGCAGAGCCTGAATCAAAGGACAACACCTCTGTCACTCCCACAGAACACCACAGAGGCTCAGGCTACCCTGTCCAGGAGCTTTCTCTTCCCTTGGTCTTACCTGGGGGGTACTGCTCTGGTAAGAAACAGGAGGAGCAGATCCTGATGTCTTACCCTGCTGGACCCCTACCCTTTCCGCCACTTGGGAAGATCGTACCCCACTCTGACTCCACTAAACTGCCCTTTTACCCCGACCCCTATCACCTACTGTATGGCCCACAGCTACTGCCATACCCCTATAACCTTGCTGCCCTTCCAATGGCTCTGAATATGATGGCATCAGGGGACAAAGAGCCCTTACCCTTCTTGCCTTTTTTCAATTACGCCGCCGCTGCTGCCCCTTTAACAGGCACAGTGCCCCATCCTTTAGTGGTGAACCCCAGCCTATACAACAGTGGCGGCAGCAGTAGCACAAAGCAGGACAACCCGTAA
- the shbg gene encoding sex hormone-binding globulin, producing the protein MNYLKKVVVLLLGPYLILLCRTASGDQISGKGIINLAHRQSKWTPLMQMSANLSDVTSIKSSFEFRTLDPEGAVFYGDTKEGQDWFVLSLRDGIPEMQIGKADILVSVKGGRKLNDGAWYLLELRNEGKFVVLEVNNKVELVVGLHSKLAEDELTGKIRLGLGGMLVDKQKLFHPFEPEMDACIRGGLWLNLSTTWDTDSTWEPRPCFSEIKKGSYFPGTGVATFNTSDLPGLETEEAGITVEIFGSWTGTTLSLQSTGFEYVLGEADGNKDVKEVQLGLKEGSESVVPPREPATLTFTILKHSLVANSKSVRETESLDFFSMWKKGMLLTFGGVPGDSKEANSTQYLRGCLEKILVQGQVIDLDRALYKHTAVSSHSCPTEAMNELT; encoded by the exons ATGAACTATCTAAAGAAAGTGGTTGTACTACTGTTAGGCCCGTACCTGATTCTGCTGTGCAGGACAGCGTCAGGTGATCAG ATATCTGGCAAGGGAATCATCAATCTTGCACATAGACAGTCCAAATGGACTCCCTTAATGCAGATGAGCGCAAACCTCTCTGATGTCACGAG CATCAAATCTTCCTTTGAGTTTCGTACTCTTGACCCGGAGGGGGCTGTTTTTTATGGAGACACCAAGGAAGGACAGGACTGGTTTGTTCTTTCACTGCGTGATGGCATACCTGAAATGCAGATTGGGAAAGCTGACATCTTAGTGAGCGTAAAAGGAGGTCGCAAACTCAATGATGGGGCTTGGTATTTG CTGGAATTGCGCAACGAGGGCAAATTTGTGGTGCTAGAGGTAAACAACAAGGTAGAACTTGTAGTGGGTCTTCACTCTAAACTGGCAGAAGATGAGCTAACAGGAAAAATACGTCTTGGTCTTGGAGGTATGTTGGTGGACAAACAAAAGCTTTTCCATCCA tttgaACCAGAAATGGATGCTTGTATAAGAGGTGGGCTTTGGCTAAATCTCAGCACCACCTGGGATACAGACTCAACATGGGAACCCAGGCCCTGCTTCTCCGAGATCAAGAAAGGGAGCTATTTTCCAGGAACTGGAGTGGCTACGTTTAATACATCTG ATCTTCCTGGACTTGAGACAGAAGAGGCTGGTATCACAGTCGAGATCTTCGGATCCTGGACTGGGACAACGTTGAGTCTCCAAAGCACAGGATTTGAGTATGTTTTGGGAGAGGCAGATGGAAATAAAGATGTCAAG GAGGTGCAGTTGGGCCTGAAAGAGGGATCGGAAAGTGTTGTCCCTCCCCGTGAACCTGCAACACTTACTTTCACCATACTGAAACATTCACTTGTGGCAAACAGCAAATCAGTGCGTGAAACGGAAAGTCTGGACTTTTTCTCCATGTGGAAAAAGGGGATGCTACTGACTTTTGGGGGAGTGCCAG gtgacAGCAAGGAGGCAAATAGTACACAGTACCTGCGTGGGTGTCTGGAGAAAATCCTTGTCCAAGGCCAGGTCATTGATCTGGATCGGGCATTGTACAAACACACAGCGGTGTCATCTCACAGCTGTCCTACAGAAGCAATGAATGAACTCACTTAA